One window from the genome of Myxococcales bacterium encodes:
- a CDS encoding aminotransferase class I/II-fold pyridoxal phosphate-dependent enzyme encodes MARLHLSPPHLAGTEAAMVAEALASNWIAPLGPHVDAFEKEFSAACGGGQTLALASGTAALHLALLALGVRRDDYVLCSDMTFAASANAIAYVGARPVFIDCDASWTMSPALLEEAIMALRARGGRIGAVLAVDLYGQLCDYAALREICARHGVPLVQDAAEALGSQWRESTGAWVPAGLQGELSVFSFNGNKIITTSGGGMLMAASAEQLAFARKLSTQAREPAPHYQHEHIGYNYRLSNLLAAVGRAQLAVLGERVARRRAIRARYAAALADVPGLSLLSDAPWCRGNAWLTCLVIDPTVIMVDREHIRLALEAADIESRPLWKPMHLQPVFAGCEVFGGAYGARLFDTGLCLPSGSSMSDGDVDRVVTTLLAALKP; translated from the coding sequence ATGGCCCGCCTTCATTTGTCCCCGCCGCACCTCGCGGGCACCGAGGCCGCCATGGTGGCGGAGGCCCTCGCGTCGAATTGGATCGCGCCGCTCGGCCCGCACGTCGACGCCTTCGAAAAAGAATTTTCGGCCGCGTGCGGCGGCGGCCAGACGCTTGCGCTCGCCAGCGGCACCGCCGCGCTCCACTTGGCGCTGCTGGCGCTTGGCGTAAGGCGCGACGATTACGTGCTTTGTTCGGATATGACGTTTGCCGCCAGCGCCAACGCGATCGCCTATGTCGGCGCGCGGCCCGTCTTTATCGATTGCGACGCGTCGTGGACGATGTCGCCAGCGCTGCTGGAAGAGGCGATCATGGCGCTGCGCGCGCGGGGCGGGCGCATCGGCGCGGTGCTCGCCGTCGACTTGTATGGCCAGCTTTGCGACTATGCCGCATTACGCGAGATCTGCGCGCGGCATGGGGTGCCGCTGGTGCAAGATGCGGCCGAGGCACTCGGCAGCCAGTGGCGTGAGAGCACAGGTGCGTGGGTGCCCGCCGGCCTTCAGGGCGAGCTAAGTGTTTTTTCGTTCAACGGCAACAAGATTATCACCACGAGCGGCGGTGGCATGTTGATGGCGGCTAGCGCCGAGCAGCTCGCGTTTGCCCGCAAGTTGTCGACGCAGGCGCGCGAACCGGCGCCGCACTACCAGCACGAACACATCGGCTACAACTATCGGCTAAGCAATTTGCTCGCCGCGGTCGGCCGCGCGCAACTCGCCGTGCTTGGCGAAAGGGTCGCGCGCCGCCGCGCTATACGCGCGCGCTACGCCGCTGCCTTAGCCGACGTGCCAGGCCTCAGCTTGCTTTCAGACGCCCCATGGTGCCGCGGCAATGCCTGGCTGACCTGCCTTGTGATCGATCCGACAGTTATTATGGTCGACCGCGAGCACATTCGCTTGGCGCTGGAGGCCGCCGACATCGAATCGCGCCCCCTGTGGAAGCCCATGCATCTGCAGCCGGTGTTTGCCGGTTGCGAGGTTTTTGGGGGGGCTTATGGCGCGCGGCTATTTGACACCGGTTTGTGCTTGCCTAGCGGCAGCAGCATGAGCGACGGCGACGTTGACCGCGTGGTGACCACCCTGTTGGCGGCCCTAAAACCGTAG
- a CDS encoding glycosyltransferase, translated as MAASPLAVFVITSASSAEFFRGQLRELVRAGVRVILVSSDDDSGASAADLAAAEGAQYVVVPMRRAMSPWADLRAISQLAQLFRAWRPTLVDGSTPKAALLAMLASKLARVPVAHHTLRGIRHVTLRGPKRWLTFAAQWLTCRLADHTLAISPSLAQQAVALRLAASRKLTVLGAGSSHGVELRYFDPARHAVAGRELRRQLLGTAIGAEPDADAVIVGYFGRLARDKGLATLAQAWAQLATSPRFHLLLVGNHDATDPVDAAAWGALCAQPRVRWLPHQRDLGASYAAVDMLVLPSHREGFGNVLIEAGAMTLPVVASDIVGCRDAVIDGETGTLVPPGDAGALAKALAIYAHQPQLRARHGAAARARAMAAFDARHVAARWVAYLGARCGVSVPPAPTTTIAIDRDATWRDN; from the coding sequence GTGGCAGCGTCTCCGCTGGCGGTGTTTGTGATCACCAGCGCGAGCAGCGCGGAGTTTTTTCGCGGCCAGCTGCGCGAGCTGGTGCGCGCAGGCGTGCGCGTCATCCTGGTCAGCAGCGATGACGACAGTGGGGCGTCGGCCGCCGATCTCGCGGCGGCGGAAGGCGCGCAGTACGTCGTGGTGCCTATGCGCCGCGCGATGTCGCCATGGGCGGATCTGCGCGCAATTAGCCAATTGGCGCAGCTATTTCGCGCTTGGCGGCCGACGTTGGTCGACGGCTCAACGCCCAAGGCCGCTTTGCTCGCCATGCTCGCCAGCAAGCTGGCGCGGGTGCCGGTGGCACATCACACCCTACGTGGGATTCGCCATGTCACGCTGCGGGGGCCCAAGCGCTGGCTCACCTTTGCCGCGCAATGGCTGACCTGTCGCCTCGCCGATCATACGCTCGCGATCAGCCCCTCGCTGGCGCAACAAGCGGTGGCGCTGCGGTTGGCGGCGTCGCGCAAGCTTACCGTCCTGGGTGCCGGTTCGTCTCATGGCGTGGAGCTGCGTTACTTTGATCCGGCGCGCCACGCCGTCGCCGGGCGCGAGCTGCGGCGGCAGCTGCTCGGCACGGCGATCGGCGCTGAGCCCGACGCCGACGCCGTCATCGTCGGCTATTTCGGCCGCCTTGCGCGCGATAAGGGCCTTGCGACGCTAGCGCAGGCCTGGGCGCAGCTCGCGACATCGCCGCGCTTCCACTTGTTGTTGGTTGGCAATCACGACGCGACGGATCCGGTGGATGCCGCCGCCTGGGGGGCGCTTTGTGCGCAGCCGCGCGTGCGTTGGCTGCCACATCAGCGCGACCTCGGTGCCAGCTACGCCGCGGTGGACATGCTGGTGCTGCCCTCACATCGCGAAGGCTTTGGCAACGTGCTGATCGAGGCAGGCGCCATGACTTTGCCGGTGGTGGCCAGCGATATTGTCGGCTGCCGCGACGCGGTGATCGACGGCGAGACGGGCACGCTGGTGCCACCAGGAGATGCGGGCGCGTTGGCCAAGGCGCTCGCGATCTACGCGCACCAACCGCAGCTTCGGGCCCGCCACGGCGCGGCGGCGCGCGCGCGCGCGATGGCGGCGTTTGATGCCCGGCACGTCGCCGCGCGGTGGGTGGCGTACCTCGGCGCGCGGTGCGGGGTATCGGTGCCCCCCGCGCCTACCACCACGATCGCCATCGATCGCGACGCGACTTGGCGCGATAATTGA
- a CDS encoding S24/S26 family peptidase produces MTLQTSLVLAQLAQGHRVAVTCAGDSMSPTIARGEVVTVRGVRHRREVRRGDVILFALADGTLQMHRVVAKLGNWVWHRGDYYESPKIGRVRWADVHGVVFGYSERLWPSPTSSPAPVR; encoded by the coding sequence ATGACGCTCCAGACTTCGCTCGTGCTGGCGCAGCTGGCACAAGGCCACCGCGTCGCGGTTACCTGCGCCGGTGATTCGATGTCGCCGACCATCGCGCGAGGCGAGGTGGTGACCGTGCGCGGGGTGCGCCACCGGCGCGAGGTGCGGCGCGGCGACGTCATTCTTTTTGCACTCGCCGATGGCACGCTGCAGATGCACCGCGTGGTGGCAAAACTTGGCAACTGGGTGTGGCACCGCGGCGACTACTACGAAAGTCCGAAAATCGGACGAGTGCGATGGGCCGACGTGCACGGCGTAGTTTTCGGCTATAGTGAGCGCCTATGGCCGAGCCCAACGTCGTCGCCAGCGCCTGTCCGCTAG
- a CDS encoding OmpA family protein, whose protein sequence is MFRASLRIVRGQPRVMLVLLATLLMFTAAACKKPKGPTCKGDVDCTDGKICRDGVCQMCKSNDDCGDGKTCEAGACTAVSCKTDTDCTTGSCIDGTCQMCDADADCGAGGACKSGLCVRSKACTSDDQCADDEDCVERRCQKAWSPAAAVAGSCELSTVFFAYDDDAIATTERDKLGVNAQCLETSVGKQIYLFGHTDDSGTDEYNIALSERRAAAVADYLSRLGIDPTRMQVVPKGETQASGAGADKDRRVEFTWK, encoded by the coding sequence ATGTTCCGAGCCTCTTTGCGCATCGTCCGCGGCCAACCGCGGGTGATGCTTGTCCTTTTGGCGACGCTGCTGATGTTCACGGCGGCGGCGTGCAAGAAACCGAAGGGCCCGACGTGCAAGGGCGACGTCGATTGCACCGACGGCAAGATCTGCCGCGATGGCGTGTGCCAGATGTGCAAGAGCAATGACGACTGCGGCGATGGCAAGACGTGCGAGGCCGGCGCCTGCACGGCCGTTTCGTGCAAGACCGATACGGATTGCACGACCGGCAGCTGCATCGATGGCACCTGTCAGATGTGCGATGCGGATGCCGACTGCGGTGCGGGCGGCGCTTGCAAGAGCGGCTTGTGCGTCCGCAGCAAGGCGTGCACCAGCGACGATCAATGTGCCGACGACGAGGATTGCGTCGAGCGCCGTTGTCAAAAGGCGTGGAGCCCCGCCGCCGCGGTCGCCGGCAGTTGCGAGCTTTCGACGGTCTTCTTCGCCTACGACGACGACGCCATCGCCACCACCGAGCGCGACAAGTTAGGTGTAAACGCGCAATGCCTCGAAACGTCGGTGGGCAAGCAGATCTATCTCTTTGGCCACACGGACGACAGCGGCACCGACGAGTACAACATCGCGCTCTCCGAACGCCGTGCCGCCGCGGTCGCCGACTACCTATCGCGCCTCGGCATTGATCCGACGCGGATGCAGGTGGTGCCCAAGGGTGAAACGCAAGCCAGCGGCGCCGGCGCCGACAAAGATCGCCGCGTCGAATTCACCTGGAAGTAG
- a CDS encoding radical SAM protein, with translation MTKYVRGAITPTQLVALTGMTIAEARHVVRSDYLGRPVEIGGHLSRASFAQLQALTADAPATAGATDAPIAQVAVDGFRKYLRGGVECVAIPLEKPGHYSACVSSQGGCAMACSYCATGTMGLMRNLGAHEILDQVKTIAADLPAGARVAGVVFQGMGEPMANLDAVLQAIAVLNDSCAFGIDARKMTVSTCGLPRGILRLAQAAPKVRLGVSVGSLRPDIAETLLPIRKQFPWREVFEATASWARHTGHAPMWAVTLLAGKNDTLADADALAAEALRFRELVGVTPRLSVIAFNPWQGTRYARSSREVEHAFIGRVMGHGLAVHRRYSGGGDIAGACGQLAGAAVSNLEIGFSKPPTPAG, from the coding sequence GTGACTAAGTATGTTCGAGGCGCGATCACGCCGACGCAATTGGTCGCGCTTACGGGCATGACCATTGCCGAGGCGAGGCATGTAGTGCGCAGTGACTACCTAGGCCGACCGGTCGAAATTGGCGGCCACCTATCGCGCGCGAGCTTTGCGCAATTGCAGGCGCTAACCGCGGACGCGCCAGCAACTGCGGGTGCAACCGATGCGCCGATCGCGCAAGTCGCGGTGGACGGCTTTCGCAAATACCTGCGCGGTGGCGTCGAATGCGTCGCGATTCCGCTCGAAAAGCCGGGGCACTACTCGGCGTGTGTCAGCTCGCAAGGCGGCTGTGCGATGGCGTGTTCGTATTGCGCCACCGGCACCATGGGCCTGATGCGCAACCTGGGCGCGCATGAAATTCTCGATCAAGTAAAAACCATAGCGGCGGATTTGCCTGCGGGCGCGCGCGTCGCGGGCGTGGTGTTTCAAGGCATGGGCGAGCCGATGGCAAATCTCGATGCGGTGTTGCAGGCCATCGCCGTGCTCAACGATTCGTGCGCGTTTGGCATCGATGCGCGCAAGATGACGGTTTCGACATGCGGACTTCCGCGCGGGATTTTGCGCCTCGCGCAGGCCGCGCCAAAGGTTCGCCTCGGCGTTTCGGTAGGCAGCCTGCGCCCGGACATCGCCGAGACGCTATTGCCGATTCGCAAGCAATTCCCGTGGCGAGAGGTGTTTGAAGCCACCGCGTCGTGGGCGCGGCACACCGGGCATGCGCCGATGTGGGCGGTCACGTTGTTGGCTGGCAAAAACGATACGTTGGCAGACGCCGACGCGCTCGCCGCCGAGGCCTTGCGATTTCGCGAGTTGGTTGGGGTCACGCCACGGCTTTCGGTCATCGCCTTTAACCCATGGCAGGGCACGCGCTACGCCCGCAGCAGCCGCGAGGTCGAGCACGCCTTCATCGGGCGCGTCATGGGTCATGGGCTCGCGGTGCATCGCCGCTACTCAGGAGGAGGCGACATTGCCGGCGCGTGCGGGCAGCTCGCGGGCGCTGCGGTTTCCAACTTGGAAATCGGCTTTTCGAAACCACCAACGCCTGCCGGCTAA
- the murG gene encoding undecaprenyldiphospho-muramoylpentapeptide beta-N-acetylglucosaminyltransferase: MSDSPSLKVIIAGGGTGGHLFPGVAIAEELRARGGATEVTFVGTARGIEARVLPPLGWPLELIDVSGLKTVGLRGMLRGLLRLPRALWQSLRLLRRYRPHVVVGVGGYASGPVVLAAWLMRIPTAICEQNSIPGFTNKLLGKVVRRVFVAFAQAGTFFSPQKTAQVGNPVRMDMLRRLAASAADTVEARHDRTRPAAIFVCGGSLGATAVNEVASRALIELAAQQAIRIVHQTGKADVEKISARYRDAGVHAEVHEFIADMATQYAAADVVIGRAGATTVAELAIVGKPTIFIPFPFAADNHQEHNAREMADAGAALMFRQAELTPSALAAAVAGLLADEAARDTMAAKMRAFAKPTAGAEIAAWCAAQARA, encoded by the coding sequence ATGAGCGATAGCCCCTCGCTCAAGGTGATTATCGCGGGCGGCGGCACGGGCGGGCATTTATTTCCCGGCGTGGCGATCGCCGAAGAGCTGCGGGCACGTGGCGGCGCCACCGAGGTCACGTTTGTCGGCACCGCGCGAGGCATTGAAGCGCGGGTGTTGCCGCCGCTTGGATGGCCCCTTGAGCTCATCGACGTGTCGGGACTTAAGACGGTTGGGCTGCGCGGCATGTTGCGAGGCCTGCTTAGGCTGCCGCGCGCGCTGTGGCAATCGCTGCGGCTGTTGCGCCGATATCGGCCGCATGTGGTAGTTGGCGTCGGCGGCTATGCATCGGGCCCGGTGGTGCTGGCGGCGTGGCTGATGCGTATTCCAACCGCCATTTGCGAGCAAAATTCGATTCCCGGGTTTACCAACAAGCTGCTCGGCAAAGTGGTCCGCCGCGTGTTTGTCGCGTTCGCGCAGGCTGGCACGTTCTTTTCGCCGCAAAAAACGGCGCAGGTTGGCAACCCGGTGCGCATGGACATGCTGCGCCGATTGGCGGCGAGCGCCGCGGATACGGTGGAGGCGCGACATGACCGCACTCGTCCCGCGGCCATCTTTGTTTGCGGCGGCTCGCTCGGCGCAACCGCCGTCAACGAGGTCGCGTCGCGTGCGCTCATCGAGTTGGCGGCGCAGCAGGCAATCCGCATTGTGCATCAAACCGGCAAGGCGGACGTCGAAAAGATTTCCGCGCGCTATCGCGACGCCGGCGTACATGCCGAGGTGCACGAATTCATCGCCGACATGGCGACGCAATACGCCGCGGCCGACGTGGTGATCGGCCGCGCCGGTGCAACCACGGTGGCCGAATTGGCTATTGTCGGCAAGCCAACGATATTTATCCCGTTCCCCTTTGCCGCCGACAATCATCAAGAGCACAACGCGCGCGAAATGGCCGACGCGGGCGCGGCGCTGATGTTTCGTCAGGCTGAGCTGACGCCGAGCGCGCTGGCTGCGGCGGTGGCGGGCTTACTCGCCGACGAGGCCGCGCGCGATACCATGGCCGCCAAGATGCGCGCCTTTGCCAAACCAACCGCGGGCGCGGAGATTGCCGCGTGGTGCGCCGCGCAGGCGCGCGCGTAA
- a CDS encoding molybdopterin-dependent oxidoreductase translates to MAIEDMEHSRFIVLWGINPSATGIHTVPVIERARAQGAKLVVIDPRRIPLAARADFHLAPLPGTDLPLALAMANYMFEHGLSDAAFLDEHVSGVAEFRARAAAWPLARAVEVTGVAAEDIAAVARAFATTKPAMIRCGYGVERNRNGGSAAAAILALPALVGAFGAPGAGFLMSNGKADWGVSAEGGIAEPLPAPSTTRQLNMVALGEALTQWQDPPVRVLFNYNCNALATAPDQEAVRRGLASRDVFVVVHDQIMTDTAHYADVVLPATSFLEHREVRRGYGNMRLFDSEPAVAPFGQSRSNNQMFAELLGRFDLVRGGDAMTDEDLVDAIFAASPRGERLKQAIARDGVATPVVANPVLFAGALPKTPSGKIELVPAGLDAAAPGGLYHYRSAQDVDAAATNHPFTLISPALSTQITSTFGQLREHQVPVQIAPSDAAAHGIADGDEVLLQNELGVMRAICEVASEVRPGVLVAPKGMWAKHSRNGRTTNALVPATLTDLGGGACYNDARVSIRKA, encoded by the coding sequence ATGGCGATCGAGGACATGGAGCACAGCCGCTTCATCGTGCTCTGGGGCATCAACCCGTCGGCCACCGGCATCCACACCGTCCCCGTCATCGAGCGCGCACGCGCCCAGGGCGCAAAGCTCGTCGTCATCGATCCGCGTCGCATTCCACTCGCCGCGCGCGCGGACTTTCATCTCGCGCCACTGCCCGGTACGGACCTGCCGCTTGCGCTTGCGATGGCCAACTACATGTTTGAGCACGGCCTGAGCGATGCCGCCTTTCTCGACGAGCACGTCAGCGGCGTCGCCGAATTTCGCGCCCGCGCCGCCGCATGGCCGCTGGCCCGCGCCGTCGAGGTTACCGGCGTGGCAGCGGAGGATATCGCCGCCGTGGCGAGGGCGTTTGCCACCACGAAACCCGCGATGATCCGCTGTGGCTACGGCGTCGAGCGCAATCGCAACGGCGGCAGCGCGGCGGCGGCGATCTTGGCGCTGCCGGCGCTCGTCGGCGCGTTTGGCGCGCCCGGCGCCGGCTTTCTCATGAGCAACGGCAAGGCCGATTGGGGCGTTAGCGCCGAGGGCGGCATCGCCGAACCGTTGCCAGCGCCATCCACCACGCGCCAGCTCAACATGGTGGCGCTCGGCGAGGCGCTGACGCAATGGCAAGATCCGCCGGTGCGCGTGTTGTTTAACTATAACTGCAATGCGCTCGCAACCGCGCCTGATCAAGAGGCCGTGCGTCGCGGCCTGGCCTCGCGCGACGTCTTTGTCGTCGTACACGATCAAATCATGACCGACACGGCGCACTATGCCGACGTGGTCTTGCCGGCGACCTCGTTTCTCGAGCATCGCGAGGTGCGGCGCGGCTATGGCAACATGCGTCTGTTTGACAGCGAGCCCGCGGTGGCGCCGTTTGGCCAGTCACGCAGCAACAACCAGATGTTCGCCGAATTGCTCGGGCGTTTTGACCTGGTTCGCGGCGGCGACGCCATGACCGATGAAGATCTCGTCGATGCGATCTTCGCGGCCTCGCCGCGCGGCGAGCGCCTCAAGCAGGCGATCGCGCGTGACGGCGTCGCGACGCCTGTGGTCGCGAATCCCGTGCTGTTTGCGGGCGCGTTGCCCAAGACGCCAAGCGGCAAAATTGAGCTCGTGCCGGCGGGGCTCGACGCCGCGGCGCCGGGTGGCCTGTATCATTATCGCAGTGCGCAAGACGTTGACGCTGCGGCGACCAACCATCCGTTCACGCTGATCTCGCCGGCGCTATCGACGCAGATCACATCGACGTTTGGCCAATTGCGCGAGCATCAAGTGCCGGTGCAAATCGCGCCGAGTGATGCCGCCGCGCATGGCATCGCCGATGGCGACGAGGTGCTCTTGCAAAACGAACTCGGCGTCATGCGCGCCATTTGCGAGGTTGCAAGCGAGGTCCGCCCGGGCGTGCTGGTAGCGCCCAAGGGCATGTGGGCCAAGCACTCGCGCAATGGCCGCACCACCAACGCCTTGGTACCGGCAACCCTCACCGATCTAGGTGGCGGGGCTTGCTACAACGACGCCAGGGTGTCTATTCGCAAGGCGTAA
- a CDS encoding DUF1801 domain-containing protein, translated as MKALKTADVGAYIAAFPPEVRRILKRIRAAIRTAVPSAEESISYGMPAYKLNGKALVYFAGYKKHVGFYATPTGHAAFKKQLAVYKQGRGSVQFPLDQAIPYDLIKRIASFRAKNVARPNVR; from the coding sequence ATGAAGGCACTCAAAACCGCCGACGTGGGGGCGTATATCGCCGCGTTTCCGCCCGAGGTGCGGCGCATCTTAAAACGCATTCGGGCAGCCATTCGCACCGCGGTGCCTAGCGCCGAGGAGTCGATTAGCTACGGCATGCCCGCCTACAAATTGAACGGCAAGGCGCTGGTATACTTTGCCGGTTACAAAAAACACGTCGGCTTTTATGCCACGCCAACTGGCCATGCCGCGTTTAAAAAGCAGCTCGCCGTTTACAAGCAGGGGCGCGGCTCGGTGCAGTTTCCGCTCGATCAGGCGATTCCCTACGATCTGATCAAGCGCATCGCCAGCTTTAGGGCCAAGAACGTAGCGCGTCCCAACGTGCGCTAG
- the grxC gene encoding glutaredoxin 3 has protein sequence MAAKVEIYTTSTCGYCRAALALLRKLEVTFTQHDVTGKPDVRAWLVQQTGRTTVPQIFIGGRAIGGFDDLAALHRGGALAKLIAANDSA, from the coding sequence ATGGCGGCCAAGGTTGAGATCTACACGACAAGCACTTGCGGCTATTGCAGGGCGGCCCTGGCGTTGTTGCGCAAGCTCGAGGTCACCTTCACGCAACACGATGTAACTGGCAAGCCGGACGTGCGCGCATGGCTCGTGCAGCAGACCGGGCGCACAACCGTGCCGCAAATATTTATTGGCGGGCGCGCCATTGGCGGATTTGACGATTTGGCTGCGCTGCATCGCGGTGGCGCGCTCGCCAAGCTTATCGCAGCTAACGATTCGGCCTAG
- a CDS encoding sigma-54-dependent Fis family transcriptional regulator has translation MLGQMARNALLVVDDEPNILSSVRRALELEGYKVIIADSAAAAQARLAQAEADMVLLDISMPGMSGMELLPLLRRDYPELPVVMMSGHATVETAVAATKLGAHDFIEKPLSTDKLLLTVKNTLELARLHRENARLHAKLTADRSMIGSSPNMRAVAEKIAKTAPTMGRVLITGENGTGKELVAREIHQQSRRAGAAFIKLNCAAIPTELIESELFGHEKGAFTGATSARRGKFELADGGTLFLDEIGDMNPGAQAKVLRVLQEGELERVGGGETIKVDVRVIAATNKQLPQEIAAGRFREDLFYRLNVVPIELPPLRERKQDIANLVEHFVAAACRDHDRRAKQILPGAVTLLMQHDWPGNVRELRNVVERLVILTDEAGAIGEADVVAALPGVRAAVGDGAGRFARQVAFRELVAAAERDIILAALESNDYNVSNTARELQLERSHLYKKMRSLGVDPRAEAGDESGDANEQSEPT, from the coding sequence ATGTTAGGTCAAATGGCGCGCAATGCTTTGTTGGTCGTCGACGACGAGCCGAACATCCTGTCGTCGGTGCGCCGCGCGCTCGAGTTGGAAGGGTATAAGGTGATCATCGCCGATAGCGCGGCGGCGGCGCAGGCGAGGCTTGCGCAGGCCGAGGCCGATATGGTGTTGCTCGACATTTCGATGCCGGGCATGAGCGGCATGGAGCTGTTGCCGTTGCTGCGGCGCGACTATCCCGAGCTGCCCGTCGTGATGATGTCAGGTCATGCGACGGTGGAGACGGCGGTGGCGGCAACCAAACTCGGCGCCCACGACTTTATCGAGAAGCCGCTCTCGACCGACAAGCTGCTGCTCACGGTCAAAAACACCCTGGAACTGGCGCGGCTGCATCGCGAGAACGCGCGGCTCCACGCCAAGCTAACCGCTGACCGCTCGATGATCGGCAGCAGTCCCAACATGCGCGCGGTCGCAGAAAAAATCGCCAAGACCGCGCCCACCATGGGGCGCGTGCTTATCACCGGCGAAAATGGCACCGGCAAAGAGCTGGTTGCGCGCGAGATTCACCAGCAATCGCGGCGCGCCGGCGCGGCATTCATTAAGCTCAATTGCGCGGCGATTCCCACCGAGCTCATCGAGAGCGAGCTGTTTGGCCACGAGAAGGGCGCGTTTACCGGGGCGACCTCGGCGAGGCGGGGCAAGTTCGAGCTCGCCGACGGCGGCACGCTTTTTCTCGATGAAATAGGCGACATGAATCCCGGCGCGCAGGCCAAGGTCTTGCGCGTGTTGCAAGAGGGCGAGCTCGAGCGGGTTGGCGGTGGCGAGACGATCAAGGTCGACGTGCGCGTGATCGCCGCAACCAACAAGCAGCTGCCGCAAGAGATCGCCGCCGGCCGCTTTCGCGAAGACTTGTTTTACCGGCTCAATGTGGTGCCGATCGAGCTGCCACCGCTGCGCGAGCGCAAGCAGGATATTGCGAACTTGGTCGAACATTTCGTGGCCGCGGCCTGTCGCGATCATGATCGCCGCGCCAAGCAAATTCTCCCCGGTGCGGTGACCTTGCTCATGCAACACGACTGGCCGGGCAACGTGCGCGAGCTGCGCAACGTCGTCGAGCGTCTGGTGATTTTAACCGACGAGGCGGGCGCGATTGGCGAGGCCGATGTCGTGGCGGCCTTGCCGGGCGTGCGCGCGGCGGTTGGCGATGGTGCCGGCCGTTTCGCGCGCCAGGTGGCCTTTCGCGAGTTGGTCGCGGCTGCCGAGCGCGATATCATTCTCGCCGCGCTCGAGAGCAACGACTACAACGTGTCGAACACCGCGCGCGAGCTGCAACTCGAGCGTAGCCATCTCTATAAGAAGATGCGTTCGCTTGGCGTCGATCCACGCGCCGAGGCCGGCGACGAAAGCGGAGATGCCAATGAGCAGAGTGAACCGACATGA